One window from the genome of Paraclostridium sordellii encodes:
- a CDS encoding S8 family peptidase — protein sequence MVIIIYCKAMFKYKNKVILIDENIEKLKETILSYYKIESFDDSEIEDFKKQILFRGHNKWEYKDLKKYSFYDEYIINSKNNVVLKLELHKKEDQVDGFKLIDFIKFIKDNSYKYKVPTLIDLNLENYKLNEFYKNELEKYSNQIYIEKNLKLDHNQNIINLNIENDESNSEINILKDKDLDVQLSLKTPNEYEVKNIIPRYKKQEYFLENTKVDINIIKVKHLEDSDIIKVKFQSKDIIESGKWAIKFNVLKGSKKNISIYTNKMKNYNFIENASISFLIRFGINSSIKSLKNRSFRDESINLSEFSPIFIIDYKDGFEEDIKELADIFKFDKLSDNFGILYINKSRTEDMGELYRITSIYRIQRYTKMVQLTNLNRGIENGYVATEEIGANFFKENPNITLDGRGVFIGIANSGIDYLHPDFIYQDGTSKIAYLWDQTKEGNPPSGFNIGTEYTREDINKAIKENNKTLSIDEEGIGTALSGICSGLGNVNKEYGGVAEGSDLIVIKLKKIDGHYNIATLHTAMRYAYKKAKEENKPIVNNVSLGSNGSVVTGTLIITDNLFYEYGVCEVIGAGNEGSGKTHASGYLSFKGDIEYVDIEIEEEEEIEIDVLVNRPDIINIAIVSPSGEQSKISYVSNLNYIQGLFDLENTFYSIVSNYPASYSGQQQTMIKLTSVKKGIWRIKLIGESITNGIYNIYLPNELLLKPGTKFRNGDPNTTLTYPSGYKDTITVGTYDSVNKSLWANSSRGPTVGATGRIEKPDVIAPGVNIIAPYNGGKYATVTGSGVSSAFVTGAMAVFFQYILSDKNYKNKAVVQKMRTYLRAGAKRSESINYPNTNSGYGLLDIKGMFDQLK from the coding sequence GTGGTGATTATTATATACTGTAAGGCTATGTTTAAATATAAAAATAAAGTTATACTAATAGATGAAAATATAGAAAAATTAAAAGAAACTATATTATCTTATTACAAAATAGAAAGTTTTGATGATAGTGAAATAGAAGATTTTAAAAAACAAATTTTATTCAGAGGACACAATAAATGGGAATATAAAGATTTAAAAAAATATAGTTTTTATGATGAATATATTATAAATAGTAAAAATAATGTAGTTCTTAAACTAGAACTTCATAAAAAGGAGGATCAAGTAGATGGTTTTAAATTAATTGATTTTATAAAATTTATAAAAGATAATTCGTATAAGTATAAAGTGCCTACATTAATAGACTTAAATTTAGAAAATTATAAGTTAAATGAATTTTATAAAAATGAATTAGAAAAATACTCAAATCAAATATACATAGAAAAAAATTTAAAATTAGATCATAACCAAAATATAATAAATTTAAATATAGAAAATGATGAGAGTAATAGTGAAATAAACATATTAAAAGATAAGGACCTAGATGTTCAGTTAAGTTTAAAAACCCCAAATGAATATGAAGTTAAAAATATAATTCCTAGGTATAAAAAACAAGAATATTTTTTAGAAAATACAAAAGTAGATATTAATATTATAAAAGTAAAACATCTTGAGGATTCAGATATAATAAAAGTTAAATTCCAATCAAAAGATATAATTGAAAGTGGAAAATGGGCAATTAAGTTTAATGTTCTAAAAGGAAGTAAAAAAAATATAAGTATCTATACTAATAAAATGAAAAATTATAATTTTATAGAAAATGCAAGTATATCTTTTTTAATTCGATTTGGAATAAATAGTTCTATAAAAAGTTTGAAGAATAGAAGTTTTAGAGATGAATCGATTAATTTAAGTGAATTTTCTCCGATATTTATTATAGATTATAAAGATGGTTTTGAAGAAGATATAAAAGAGTTAGCAGATATTTTTAAGTTTGATAAATTATCCGATAACTTTGGGATATTATATATAAATAAATCTAGAACAGAAGATATGGGAGAATTATATAGGATTACATCTATATATAGAATTCAAAGATATACAAAAATGGTTCAACTAACTAATTTAAATAGAGGCATAGAAAATGGGTATGTAGCAACAGAAGAAATAGGCGCAAACTTTTTTAAAGAAAATCCAAATATAACTTTAGATGGAAGAGGAGTTTTTATTGGAATTGCAAATTCAGGAATTGACTATTTACATCCAGATTTTATATATCAAGATGGGACATCTAAAATAGCCTATTTATGGGATCAAACAAAAGAAGGGAATCCTCCTAGTGGATTTAATATAGGCACAGAATATACGCGAGAAGATATAAATAAAGCTATTAAAGAAAATAATAAAACATTATCTATAGACGAAGAAGGTATAGGAACCGCATTAAGCGGTATATGTTCTGGTTTAGGTAATGTAAATAAGGAATATGGAGGAGTTGCAGAAGGATCAGATTTAATAGTTATAAAACTAAAAAAAATAGATGGACATTACAACATAGCTACCCTTCACACTGCAATGAGGTATGCATATAAAAAGGCCAAAGAAGAAAACAAACCTATAGTTAATAATGTTTCATTAGGAAGCAATGGTTCTGTTGTTACTGGAACACTCATAATCACAGATAACTTATTTTATGAATATGGAGTTTGTGAAGTAATAGGTGCAGGAAATGAAGGCAGTGGAAAAACTCACGCTTCGGGATATCTATCATTTAAAGGTGATATTGAATATGTAGATATAGAAATAGAAGAAGAAGAGGAGATTGAAATAGACGTTTTAGTAAATAGACCTGATATAATAAATATTGCAATAGTGTCTCCATCTGGGGAGCAAAGTAAAATTTCATATGTATCAAATTTAAATTATATACAAGGTTTGTTTGATCTAGAAAATACATTTTATTCAATAGTTTCGAATTATCCAGCTAGTTATTCAGGTCAACAACAGACAATGATAAAACTTACATCAGTAAAAAAAGGTATATGGAGAATTAAACTAATAGGAGAGTCTATAACAAATGGAATATATAATATATATTTACCAAATGAATTGTTGTTAAAACCAGGAACTAAATTTAGAAATGGAGACCCCAACACAACATTAACATATCCTAGCGGATACAAAGATACAATAACTGTAGGAACTTATGATAGTGTAAATAAGAGTTTATGGGCAAACTCCTCAAGAGGACCAACGGTAGGTGCCACAGGAAGAATTGAAAAGCCAGATGTAATAGCTCCTGGAGTTAATATAATAGCTCCTTATAATGGAGGTAAGTATGCAACTGTAACTGGAAGTGGAGTATCTTCAGCATTTGTAACAGGGGCTATGGCCGTATTTTTTCAATATATATTATCAGATAAAAACTATAAAAATAAAGCCGTTGTACAAAAAATGAGAACATATTTAAGAGCAGGAGCAAAAAGATCAGAATCGATAAATTATCCAAATACAAATTCTGGATATGGACTATTAGATATTAAAGGAATGTTTGATCAATTAAAATAG
- a CDS encoding CobW family GTP-binding protein, with amino-acid sequence MIKIDVVSGFLGSGKTTLIKHMLESIENEKVVIIENEFGQIGIDGDLISKSGIDVLELQNGCICCSIKLNFRDTLLDIIEKFNPDRILIEPTGIGLLSEIISMIENSKLKNTLSINSLITIVDGLNYFDYIDNFGDFFEDQIKNASILMISKTQLIGKDELNKVELSLKNLNKTANIINKDWDKIPFDNFFEKLDLLNCKISDDIKTLIKKDISEDMKNIESISKIPNKIYTVESLEHILSSLNNEKLGKIIRCKGFVNNDEGILEFNYINGNYTIASTNRDITPKLCIIGSNLEKEELLNMFK; translated from the coding sequence ATGATAAAAATAGATGTTGTATCAGGTTTTTTAGGATCAGGAAAAACAACTTTAATTAAACATATGTTAGAATCTATAGAAAATGAGAAAGTTGTTATAATTGAAAATGAGTTTGGCCAAATCGGTATTGATGGAGATTTAATAAGCAAATCAGGCATTGATGTATTAGAGTTACAAAATGGGTGTATATGTTGTAGTATTAAATTGAACTTTAGAGATACACTTTTAGATATTATAGAAAAGTTTAATCCTGATAGAATACTAATAGAGCCAACAGGTATAGGTTTACTTAGTGAAATAATATCAATGATAGAAAATTCAAAACTTAAAAATACCTTGAGTATTAATTCTTTAATTACAATTGTAGATGGGCTCAATTATTTTGACTATATTGATAATTTTGGTGATTTTTTTGAAGATCAAATAAAAAATGCATCAATTCTTATGATAAGTAAAACCCAGTTAATAGGTAAAGATGAATTAAATAAAGTAGAGTTATCATTAAAGAATTTAAATAAAACAGCTAATATAATTAATAAAGATTGGGATAAGATTCCATTTGATAATTTTTTTGAAAAATTGGATTTATTAAATTGTAAAATAAGTGATGATATAAAAACTTTAATAAAAAAAGATATTAGTGAAGATATGAAAAATATTGAATCTATATCTAAAATCCCAAATAAAATTTATACAGTGGAAAGTCTTGAACATATATTAAGTAGTCTTAACAATGAAAAATTAGGAAAAATTATAAGGTGCAAAGGGTTTGTAAATAATGATGAAGGAATATTGGAATTTAACTATATAAATGGAAATTATACTATAGCAAGTACCAATAGAGATATAACTCCTAAGCTATGCATAATTGGAAGTAATTTAGAAAAAGAAGAACTATTAAATATGTTTAAATAG
- a CDS encoding uroporphyrinogen decarboxylase family protein has protein sequence MEYKINKDQMTPKERMEAFAKGEPMDRILCSPFLAESVSPIFGHTIHEYNHSVDALVDVAVGSFKLFRPDSIGFGPGLQGIPEAMGSEVIFPTNNTPYINKPAINDYSEIGKLRPIDPYKDGRIHYFLEALKIAQDKLIAEVGVGTSVGGPFTTACFLRGTDKFLRDLTKNKDMAHQLLEISTQSVINYIDAACDIGLAPSLAEPIASSTMISEKKFVEFAKPYLKKCMDRIIERTGGGTTLHICGRTKKIWGHMVDTGIANLSLDNIDDIGELKEAYGDKVCLIGNVDPVDTIMRGIIEDIYKEAKECIRKAHDSKCGFILSTGCDVPIGTNPENIKALMDAARIYGAYPINIDNL, from the coding sequence ATGGAGTATAAAATAAATAAAGATCAGATGACTCCTAAGGAGAGAATGGAAGCTTTTGCTAAAGGAGAGCCTATGGATAGAATTTTATGTTCACCGTTTTTGGCAGAAAGTGTTTCTCCTATATTTGGGCATACAATACATGAATATAACCATTCGGTAGATGCACTTGTAGATGTAGCTGTTGGAAGTTTTAAGCTATTTAGACCTGATAGTATAGGTTTTGGACCAGGATTACAAGGTATACCAGAAGCTATGGGAAGTGAAGTTATATTTCCAACAAACAACACACCGTATATAAATAAACCAGCTATAAATGATTATAGTGAAATTGGGAAATTAAGACCTATAGATCCTTATAAAGATGGTAGAATACATTATTTTCTAGAAGCACTTAAAATTGCTCAGGATAAGTTAATAGCAGAAGTTGGAGTAGGGACATCTGTAGGAGGTCCGTTCACTACAGCATGCTTTTTAAGAGGAACAGATAAATTTTTAAGGGATTTAACTAAAAACAAAGATATGGCACATCAATTATTAGAAATATCAACTCAAAGTGTTATAAATTATATAGACGCAGCATGTGATATTGGACTTGCTCCAAGTTTAGCAGAACCAATTGCATCGTCGACTATGATAAGCGAGAAAAAATTTGTAGAATTTGCAAAGCCTTACTTAAAAAAATGTATGGATAGAATAATAGAGAGAACTGGAGGAGGAACTACACTACATATATGTGGTAGAACAAAGAAAATATGGGGACATATGGTAGACACAGGAATAGCTAATTTGAGTCTAGATAATATAGATGATATAGGAGAACTTAAAGAAGCTTACGGGGATAAGGTTTGCTTGATTGGAAATGTAGATCCAGTAGATACTATAATGAGAGGTATTATAGAAGACATATATAAAGAAGCTAAAGAATGTATAAGAAAAGCACATGATAGTAAATGTGGATTTATACTAAGCACAGGTTGTGATGTTCCTATAGGAACAAATCCTGAGAATATTAAAGCATTAATGGATGCGGCTAGAATATATGGGGCTTATCCAATTAATATAGATAATTTATAG
- a CDS encoding corrinoid protein → MDNSKEILLKKLADCVLEMEDEEVIDVAKEYIENDFEAYEGISKGLALGMEEAGRLYEEEEYYIPELLLCSDAMYGGIDVLKPHLPKHQTGEHYRAVVGVVEGDTHDIGKNLFKIMLETAGFEVFDLGRDVAPMSFIQKAKEINADVVGMSTLMTTTMDNMQVVIDLLKEKNMRDDVVVMVGGGPISQSFADKIGADGYAHEASKAVKLAKDLVDKKRGVHKEVV, encoded by the coding sequence ATGGATAATTCAAAAGAAATTTTATTAAAAAAATTAGCAGATTGTGTTTTAGAAATGGAAGATGAAGAAGTTATAGATGTTGCTAAAGAATATATTGAAAATGATTTTGAAGCTTATGAAGGTATATCAAAAGGTCTTGCTTTAGGAATGGAAGAGGCTGGAAGATTATATGAAGAGGAAGAATATTATATACCTGAATTATTATTATGTTCAGATGCTATGTATGGAGGAATAGATGTTTTAAAGCCTCATTTACCAAAACACCAAACTGGAGAACATTATAGAGCTGTAGTTGGGGTTGTTGAAGGGGACACACATGATATAGGGAAAAATCTATTTAAGATAATGCTAGAGACTGCTGGATTTGAAGTTTTTGATTTAGGAAGAGATGTAGCACCTATGTCATTTATACAAAAAGCAAAGGAAATTAATGCTGATGTTGTAGGAATGTCTACTTTAATGACAACTACAATGGATAATATGCAAGTAGTAATAGATTTATTGAAAGAAAAAAATATGAGAGACGATGTAGTTGTGATGGTAGGTGGAGGACCTATATCTCAAAGCTTTGCTGATAAAATTGGGGCAGATGGATATGCACATGAAGCATCAAAAGCAGTTAAATTAGCAAAAGATTTAGTTGATAAAAAAAGAGGGGTACACAAAGAGGTGGTATAA
- a CDS encoding uroporphyrinogen decarboxylase family protein, with product MKIDFKCNQNENENIPKDIVENLKLKFPVLHTRAKDISIVSKKLKIYKNDNICKVPFCTTVEAESFGGLINLGDDKNTPRVKEYAYNNVDELSKIDKIDFDNGRIKEVLESIKILKNDEIVSLNICGPITILSLLIDLKYFYKSVRKKDTVILDVMKILEDNIVNYAIRGYRCGAKIISYSDPVGDITIVGPKVYKEVVLNSTLNIIKRILNETDDIVIHLCGKTSSSLYNLDVCEFNEIRYDNNLTYGEAICNLLDDKCIKLIGNNCMKRTPHKLKNSIIYSIEIK from the coding sequence ATGAAAATAGATTTTAAGTGTAATCAAAATGAAAATGAAAATATTCCAAAAGATATCGTTGAAAATTTAAAGTTAAAATTTCCAGTTTTACATACAAGGGCTAAAGATATATCAATAGTATCTAAAAAATTGAAAATATATAAAAATGATAATATATGTAAAGTTCCGTTTTGTACAACTGTAGAAGCTGAATCATTTGGAGGATTAATAAACTTAGGTGATGATAAAAATACTCCTAGAGTAAAAGAATATGCGTATAATAATGTAGATGAGTTATCCAAAATAGATAAAATTGATTTTGACAATGGAAGAATAAAAGAAGTATTAGAATCAATTAAAATTTTAAAAAATGATGAAATAGTTTCTTTAAATATTTGCGGACCAATTACTATATTGTCTCTTTTAATAGATTTAAAATATTTTTATAAATCTGTTAGGAAAAAAGATACTGTGATTTTAGACGTAATGAAGATTTTGGAAGATAATATAGTTAATTATGCAATTAGAGGATATAGATGTGGAGCTAAAATAATATCATATAGTGATCCTGTTGGAGATATAACTATAGTGGGGCCTAAAGTATATAAGGAAGTAGTACTTAATTCTACTTTAAATATAATAAAAAGAATTTTAAATGAAACTGACGATATAGTAATTCATTTATGTGGAAAAACATCTTCATCTTTATATAATCTTGATGTATGTGAATTCAATGAAATTAGGTATGATAATAATCTTACATATGGAGAGGCTATATGCAATTTATTAGATGATAAATGTATAAAGCTTATAGGTAATAATTGCATGAAAAGAACACCACATAAACTCAAAAATTCAATTATATACAGTATAGAAATTAAATAA
- a CDS encoding methylcobamide:CoM methyltransferase MtbA, with protein sequence MNPKERLYKVLKGEEVDRVPCICPGGMMNMIIEDVMDIEDVSWPKAHTNPSMMADLTYGMYKNNAFENLGVPFCMTVEAESMGAKVYMGTKNTEPRVTEYPITSSEEYKTLKNIDVNKGRAKVVLDAIKILKNRDLKVPIIANLTGPVSLASSLMEPMIYYKEIRKKPEKVHEFMDFVTNNLIIFGKAQLEAGADILTISDPSGTGEILGAKNFNEFAIPYLNKIIDQLKSYAKGGTIIHICGRLKSIYKELNSLHSDAISFDSITSVSQVKANVYNKVIMGNVSTFALENSEKSSLENICESCLNSGVDILSPACGIGVRTKLDNIQVLKKCVENYSR encoded by the coding sequence ATGAATCCAAAAGAAAGACTTTATAAAGTCTTAAAAGGGGAAGAAGTAGATAGAGTTCCATGTATATGTCCAGGTGGGATGATGAATATGATAATAGAAGATGTTATGGATATTGAAGATGTATCTTGGCCTAAGGCACATACAAATCCATCTATGATGGCAGATTTAACTTATGGAATGTATAAAAATAATGCATTTGAAAATTTAGGAGTACCATTTTGTATGACTGTTGAAGCAGAATCTATGGGTGCGAAAGTTTATATGGGAACAAAAAATACAGAACCTAGAGTAACTGAATATCCTATAACATCAAGTGAAGAATATAAGACTTTAAAAAATATAGATGTAAATAAAGGCAGAGCCAAAGTTGTTTTAGATGCTATAAAAATATTAAAAAATAGAGATTTAAAAGTTCCAATAATAGCTAATTTAACAGGACCTGTTAGCTTAGCATCATCTTTAATGGAGCCTATGATTTATTATAAAGAAATTAGGAAAAAACCTGAAAAAGTTCATGAGTTTATGGATTTTGTAACTAATAATCTTATAATATTTGGGAAAGCTCAATTAGAAGCTGGAGCAGATATACTAACAATATCTGATCCTAGTGGAACAGGAGAAATTTTAGGTGCTAAGAATTTTAATGAGTTTGCTATACCATATTTAAATAAAATAATAGATCAGCTAAAAAGTTATGCAAAAGGTGGGACTATAATACATATATGTGGAAGGTTAAAAAGTATTTATAAAGAGCTAAACTCATTACATAGTGATGCTATAAGTTTTGACTCTATAACTAGTGTAAGTCAAGTAAAAGCAAATGTATACAACAAGGTTATAATGGGAAATGTAAGCACATTTGCTCTTGAAAATAGTGAAAAAAGTAGTTTGGAAAATATATGTGAATCTTGCTTAAATAGTGGAGTTGATATATTGTCTCCTGCTTGTGGGATAGGGGTTAGGACTAAACTTGATAATATACAAGTTTTAAAAAAATGCGTAGAAAACTATAGTAGATAA
- a CDS encoding ASKHA domain-containing protein — MNFLYVDGGSYEFELGSNLLEIIQNNDLGMESPCGGKGLCGKCKVQIVNGTINELTNEELKFLSQEEMDNNIRLGCLVYPKGNLNIKLLKDKNTNHKILADGYMPEFIKKPVLTKNLYNIVQPTLQNNKSYETIIKDILGQDIQFNYETLKQLPKLFKEENFTVICLNEKLIGLECRDTKDSLYSLAVDIGTTTVVCSLIDINSQVELRCESEINPQKEYGLDVLSRINFIRSKENGLEILHKLIIDCINKLIKKLCETENIKTSNIYELAIAANSTMMHILLNVNPESIGKSPYATSFVASKNISAKELGIDISKFGNVYLLPGVSSYIGADIVSGVCVCDLKNTDKNILFIDIGTNGEMVLSKKGKLVSCSCAAGPALEGMNISCGMRAGDGAIENIKISDEISFKVIGDTDPKGICGSGIVDAISELAKSKLIGKTGRICKSESIKQDEKLSHLSNYIVDVDKKRKFVLMSKPKEISITQEDIRQVQLAKGAILSGIYALVSQVDINIEDLDEVIIAGQFGKHLSIDSLIGVGIIPKELKDKITYIGNSSKTGAIMSLLSKDVRENLDNIAKDIDYFELSTKENYERLFTDCLKF, encoded by the coding sequence ATGAATTTTTTATATGTAGACGGTGGATCCTATGAGTTTGAATTAGGAAGTAATCTTTTAGAAATAATACAAAATAATGATTTAGGAATGGAAAGTCCTTGTGGGGGAAAAGGATTATGCGGTAAGTGTAAGGTACAAATTGTAAATGGGACTATAAACGAACTAACTAATGAAGAACTTAAATTTTTAAGCCAAGAAGAAATGGATAATAATATTAGACTAGGGTGTTTAGTTTATCCAAAAGGTAATTTAAATATAAAACTATTAAAAGACAAAAACACTAATCATAAAATATTGGCAGATGGATATATGCCTGAATTTATAAAAAAACCTGTGCTTACTAAAAATTTATACAATATAGTACAACCTACTTTACAAAATAATAAGTCTTATGAAACTATAATTAAAGATATATTAGGACAAGACATTCAATTTAACTATGAAACATTAAAGCAATTACCTAAATTATTTAAAGAAGAAAATTTTACTGTAATTTGTTTAAATGAAAAACTTATAGGATTAGAATGTAGAGATACTAAAGATAGCTTATATTCTTTAGCAGTTGATATAGGAACCACAACGGTAGTATGTTCTTTAATAGATATTAATAGCCAAGTAGAATTAAGGTGTGAAAGTGAAATTAACCCTCAGAAAGAGTATGGACTAGATGTACTATCTCGTATAAATTTTATAAGAAGTAAAGAAAATGGATTAGAAATTTTACATAAATTGATTATAGATTGTATAAATAAACTGATAAAAAAATTATGTGAAACTGAAAATATTAAAACTAGTAATATATATGAATTAGCAATAGCTGCAAACTCTACAATGATGCATATACTTTTAAATGTAAATCCAGAATCTATTGGAAAATCACCTTATGCAACATCTTTTGTAGCAAGTAAAAATATAAGTGCAAAAGAACTAGGTATAGATATATCTAAATTTGGTAATGTTTATTTACTTCCTGGAGTATCTAGTTATATAGGTGCTGATATTGTTTCTGGAGTATGTGTATGTGATTTAAAAAATACTGACAAAAATATACTGTTTATAGATATTGGAACTAATGGAGAGATGGTTTTATCTAAAAAAGGAAAATTAGTTTCTTGCTCATGTGCAGCAGGACCAGCTTTAGAAGGAATGAATATAAGTTGTGGAATGAGAGCTGGAGATGGAGCTATTGAAAATATAAAAATTTCTGATGAAATTAGTTTTAAGGTTATTGGAGATACAGACCCTAAAGGTATTTGTGGAAGTGGAATTGTTGATGCTATAAGTGAGCTTGCAAAATCTAAACTTATAGGAAAGACAGGAAGAATATGCAAGAGCGAATCAATAAAACAAGATGAAAAATTAAGCCATTTAAGTAATTACATAGTAGATGTAGATAAGAAAAGAAAATTTGTTTTAATGAGTAAGCCAAAAGAAATATCAATTACACAAGAAGATATAAGACAAGTACAATTAGCTAAAGGTGCCATTCTTTCTGGAATATATGCACTTGTAAGCCAAGTAGATATAAATATAGAGGATTTAGATGAAGTTATAATAGCTGGACAATTTGGGAAACACCTAAGTATAGATAGTTTAATTGGAGTTGGAATAATTCCAAAAGAATTGAAAGACAAAATAACTTACATAGGAAATTCATCTAAAACAGGTGCGATAATGAGTTTATTATCCAAAGATGTTAGAGAAAACTTAGATAATATAGCTAAAGATATTGATTATTTTGAACTGTCAACAAAAGAAAATTATGAAAGATTGTTTACGGACTGTTTAAAATTTTAA
- a CDS encoding FUSC family protein: MKNIISKTMIFIGIIPTAIIFKLLFGTTNMLVGITAFMAATSLIHNDYTPTPIKNTIRFISIELFIGACAFISTISPSLTLVSTFISIFFIIYIFTYDTSKPIYMPFALAYLFMVYFPAKPGDIPARIGALILSGMLIMLVQIIANKNNFWTKSKSTITKNLNLLINELEILIDGDNYDSIIKNCTQINRSLKSLSKSLYSRREKTFIISDKTRLYLCITQTIEGANIILEQALDDKENLSKCVDVLKDLKVQFEDILKLINNEKDMSELKEQLNHFIYSGDEKGYSYYISYELKQNMTLLKDILTDLENGGLSLSDKRFDISDKIKEIDVIKKRFNRNSLRFTFAFRVALVVSLGAFIVNYFDLYKGKWMVFTLASVIQPYIESSESKMLDRIKGTLIGVLIFELLFHLVPNIEFKIFIGFACGYISNYFKDYSKRMTFMTVFALSIGATSTDFNILSFDRIKFILLGCFFAFVANRTIFPYKIKVVTRNLIDKSIDLNKTIEHNLGSLYSSNLSSSNLREVVLTNNLTNEKISINNNTICCDKISNFLVNERVIMSNLRVFKNSIKNNRVKNLNIPEACKEIQQYITGDLSKSKVVDDFNKLNERDDKLIFMNIYEILKSINDAKNIANTISTV; this comes from the coding sequence ATGAAAAATATAATTTCTAAAACAATGATTTTCATAGGAATAATACCAACAGCAATAATATTTAAATTATTATTTGGTACTACAAATATGTTAGTTGGTATAACAGCTTTTATGGCTGCTACAAGCTTAATTCATAACGATTATACACCTACACCTATAAAAAATACTATTAGATTTATATCTATAGAACTATTTATAGGCGCTTGTGCTTTTATATCAACAATTTCTCCTTCACTTACTTTAGTATCAACATTTATTTCAATATTTTTTATAATTTACATATTTACATACGACACAAGTAAACCAATATATATGCCCTTTGCTTTGGCATACTTATTTATGGTTTATTTTCCAGCTAAACCTGGCGACATACCAGCTAGAATAGGTGCTTTAATTCTCTCTGGTATGCTTATTATGCTTGTGCAAATTATTGCTAATAAAAATAATTTTTGGACTAAATCAAAATCCACAATTACTAAAAATTTAAATTTATTAATAAATGAATTAGAAATATTAATAGATGGAGATAATTATGATTCTATAATAAAGAATTGTACTCAGATTAATAGAAGTTTAAAGTCATTGTCTAAAAGTTTATATTCTAGAAGAGAAAAAACATTTATAATATCAGATAAGACTCGACTTTATTTATGTATAACTCAAACCATAGAAGGTGCTAATATAATTTTAGAGCAAGCTTTAGATGATAAGGAAAATTTAAGTAAATGTGTAGATGTATTAAAAGATTTAAAGGTCCAATTTGAAGATATATTAAAACTTATTAATAACGAAAAAGATATGTCTGAGTTAAAAGAACAGTTAAATCATTTTATATATAGTGGAGATGAGAAGGGCTACAGTTACTATATATCCTATGAACTAAAACAAAATATGACCTTACTAAAAGATATTTTAACCGATTTAGAAAATGGTGGATTGTCTTTAAGTGATAAAAGATTTGATATATCAGATAAAATCAAAGAGATTGATGTTATTAAAAAACGTTTTAATAGAAATTCACTTAGATTTACATTCGCCTTTAGGGTTGCATTAGTAGTAAGTTTGGGTGCCTTTATAGTAAACTATTTTGATTTATATAAAGGTAAATGGATGGTTTTTACTTTAGCTTCTGTAATTCAGCCTTATATAGAGTCAAGTGAATCAAAAATGTTAGATAGAATAAAAGGTACTTTAATAGGTGTATTAATATTTGAATTGTTATTTCATTTAGTTCCAAATATAGAGTTTAAAATATTTATAGGTTTTGCTTGTGGATATATTAGTAACTATTTTAAAGATTACTCTAAGAGAATGACGTTCATGACAGTTTTCGCTTTAAGCATAGGCGCTACTAGTACAGACTTTAATATATTATCCTTTGATAGAATAAAGTTTATTTTATTAGGATGCTTTTTTGCATTTGTTGCTAATAGAACTATATTTCCATATAAAATCAAAGTTGTTACTAGAAACTTAATTGATAAATCAATTGATTTAAATAAAACTATTGAACATAACTTGGGAAGTTTATACTCTTCAAATTTAAGTTCATCGAATTTGAGAGAAGTAGTTTTAACCAATAACCTTACAAATGAGAAAATTAGTATAAACAATAATACTATTTGCTGTGATAAAATTAGTAATTTCTTGGTTAATGAAAGAGTCATTATGAGTAATTTAAGAGTTTTTAAAAATAGCATAAAAAATAATAGGGTAAAAAATTTGAATATACCAGAAGCATGCAAAGAAATACAACAATATATAACTGGAGATTTAAGTAAAAGTAAAGTGGTTGATGATTTCAATAAATTAAATGAAAGAGATGACAAACTAATATTTATGAATATATATGAAATTTTAAAAAGTATAAATGATGCTAAAAATATAGCTAATACTATAAGTACAGTATAG